A stretch of Desulfatiglans sp. DNA encodes these proteins:
- a CDS encoding (Fe-S)-binding protein, which produces MNNIAINHNSNFFTILNRHERGDNVTDCLTCGICLSRCSWYDGEGGPNPRRMVRMAQLGLDNLLAQSPMIWDCMICNHCTTACPMGIRMADIVRMARGLPEAEAILPESIRQGIKTRLETGDVNGFSEDDFNETIEFLNEEIADENDDPDALIPNSIRGAKYLYLPNPRELSANLLHLKAMARLFHASGETWTMSPRHTDVTNWGYFSGDNEAAKKMALQIVEATEELEIETLVLSECGHGFFVLRNLIPELIGRNPGFNVKSIVEFALEHVKAGKIRLDKDAHPYPIMYHDPCNLGRKSGVFDAPRELLSLVCKEVVELNPNRENGICCGGGGGLLQDSTSTKNRMISGRAKADQMKSTGLKHIAAPCLSCHRQLGELAKHYKLDIKVDTVAALAEEALIE; this is translated from the coding sequence ATGAATAATATAGCCATTAACCACAATTCAAACTTTTTCACGATATTAAACCGGCATGAGAGGGGTGACAATGTTACAGACTGTCTTACCTGCGGGATATGTTTGTCCAGGTGTTCATGGTATGACGGGGAAGGCGGCCCCAATCCGCGAAGGATGGTCAGGATGGCACAGCTTGGGCTTGATAATCTGCTTGCACAGAGCCCCATGATCTGGGACTGCATGATATGCAATCACTGCACAACCGCGTGCCCCATGGGCATCAGGATGGCTGATATAGTAAGAATGGCGAGGGGTCTTCCAGAGGCAGAGGCCATACTGCCTGAGAGCATAAGGCAGGGCATTAAGACCAGGCTTGAAACAGGGGATGTGAACGGTTTTTCAGAGGATGATTTTAATGAGACAATCGAGTTTTTAAATGAAGAGATAGCAGATGAAAATGATGACCCAGATGCCCTTATCCCAAACAGCATAAGGGGGGCAAAGTACCTCTACCTGCCTAACCCCAGGGAACTTTCGGCAAACCTCCTGCACCTTAAGGCAATGGCAAGGCTCTTTCATGCATCAGGGGAGACATGGACAATGTCACCAAGGCATACTGATGTTACAAACTGGGGATATTTTTCCGGAGATAATGAGGCAGCAAAAAAAATGGCGCTTCAGATAGTTGAGGCTACTGAGGAGCTGGAAATAGAGACCCTTGTCCTTTCCGAATGCGGGCATGGTTTTTTTGTGCTCAGGAATCTGATACCGGAACTGATAGGTAGAAATCCGGGATTCAATGTGAAAAGCATTGTTGAATTCGCACTTGAACATGTAAAGGCCGGGAAAATCAGGCTTGACAAGGATGCACACCCCTACCCGATCATGTATCATGACCCATGCAACCTGGGCAGGAAATCAGGGGTGTTTGATGCGCCACGTGAACTGTTAAGCCTTGTCTGTAAAGAGGTTGTTGAACTGAATCCGAACAGGGAAAACGGCATCTGCTGCGGTGGCGGAGGGGGGCTTTTACAGGACAGTACAAGTACAAAAAATCGCATGATATCAGGAAGAGCAAAGGCAGACCAGATGAAAAGCACCGGGCTTAAACATATTGCTGCCCCATGTCTGTCTTGTCACAGGCAGCTCGGGGAGCTGGCCAAACATTATAAACTCGATATCAAGGTTGATACTGTAGCTGCCCTTGCTGAAGAGGCGCTGATTGAATGA
- a CDS encoding GNAT family N-acetyltransferase, producing MQIEIRPARPEEMEEQRRIARETNVLPPGFISHEFINGITHDMTLCAFVDDNMATSYAVWPLIMRFNGKDAPVAGVSMVGTLPVYRKMGCLRKVHERHFDLLHEEGKRHISILFASQAAIYQRYGYGIVSTQNSYDIAPYDIQFREKKQINPRGKLVQLRDKNIEILDSIYREFTIPRTGYLIRDRFKWETGKLAPPVAPGGVQDQIIYEEAGVARGYVIYNVEPNLSGAGFGQRVTIKEMAWLSTSAYYSLWNHLTNMHLAQNIIWMQAPPDDPMPHLLLEPRRLNIKSGNGFLSRIVDVEKAIPMRGYGEDGELVFEVHDDAICPWNNGTWHMIVSEGKASIKKTKKTPEVSMNANSLVMLLFGQLSATSAARMGIIDVKKKNVLIRYDRLLKTEYMPFCGDII from the coding sequence ATGCAAATAGAAATAAGGCCGGCAAGGCCTGAAGAGATGGAAGAGCAGAGAAGAATAGCCAGGGAAACAAATGTGCTTCCGCCTGGTTTTATCTCACATGAATTCATAAACGGGATTACCCATGATATGACCCTCTGCGCATTTGTGGACGACAACATGGCAACATCATATGCTGTATGGCCCCTGATTATGAGATTTAATGGAAAGGATGCGCCTGTTGCGGGGGTTTCAATGGTCGGCACCCTTCCTGTTTACAGAAAAATGGGGTGTCTGAGAAAGGTGCATGAAAGGCATTTTGACCTTCTGCATGAGGAGGGGAAAAGGCATATCAGCATACTTTTTGCATCTCAGGCAGCCATTTATCAGCGTTACGGCTATGGGATTGTTTCAACACAAAACTCATATGATATTGCGCCATATGATATACAGTTCAGGGAGAAAAAACAGATCAACCCCAGAGGAAAACTAGTACAGCTTCGTGATAAAAATATTGAAATACTCGATAGTATCTACAGGGAGTTTACAATTCCGCGAACAGGTTATCTTATAAGAGACAGATTCAAATGGGAGACAGGCAAGCTGGCCCCTCCTGTTGCGCCGGGTGGTGTTCAGGACCAGATAATATATGAAGAGGCAGGTGTTGCCAGAGGTTATGTGATCTATAATGTAGAGCCCAATCTTTCCGGCGCAGGCTTTGGCCAACGTGTAACGATTAAGGAAATGGCATGGCTCTCAACAAGCGCATATTACAGTCTGTGGAACCATCTCACCAACATGCACCTTGCCCAGAACATCATATGGATGCAGGCGCCTCCTGATGATCCCATGCCCCACCTTTTACTGGAACCAAGGAGGCTGAATATAAAATCCGGTAACGGGTTCCTGTCCAGGATTGTTGACGTTGAGAAGGCTATACCTATGCGGGGATATGGTGAAGATGGTGAACTTGTGTTTGAGGTTCATGATGATGCAATATGCCCGTGGAATAATGGCACATGGCATATGATTGTATCAGAAGGCAAAGCATCAATCAAAAAGACAAAAAAGACACCGGAAGTTTCAATGAATGCAAACAGCCTGGTAATGTTACTGTTTGGACAGTTAAGTGCCACCAGCGCGGCAAGGATGGGTATCATTGATGTAAAAAAGAAGAATGTGCTGATTCGATATGATCGGCTTCTCAAGACAGAATATATGCCATTTTGCGGCGATATTATATAG
- the polA gene encoding DNA polymerase I — MTQQNNTIYLVDGNSYIYRAYHAIGYLSNSKGLRTNAIFGFTKMLLKLFDDKKPEYAVVALDSKGPTFRHEMYDQYKATRPPMPEDLVEQLPYIRSIIQLLGVKMIEMPGFEADDIIGTLTKRGEEKGYNVVVVTGDKDFRQIISDKTSLWDTMKDKVTDLSALRDEYRLEPAQIIDLMGLSGDTSDNVPGVKGVGEKTALSLIQEFGSLENVYAQIDKITKAKLKENLVNSHENALLSKKLVTINCHVPIRCDTDDLKINEPDADKLSALFRELEFKGLWEQFASKNTSIKNSYKLIMSEKDLVYLTEKINRTGLVSVDTETTGTDPHTAELVGISFSLEPDTGYYLPLAHMYLGVPKQLDKQRAINIIKGVLEDEKILKVGQNIKYDAIIFRNNSIDLKGIYFDTMVASYVINPGLRQHNLDFLAQHYLNHKMISYNDVVGRGKAEINFSGVTVERAMEYSCEDADITLKIKAILEKQLKEDQNQELFHNLEMKLLPVLMDMEVTGIKIDIPFFREMSLSFTRRIRELEKEIFKEAGTDFNLNSPQQLAHILFERLELPVQKKTIKTKSSSTDVKVLKKLALEGHKIPELILQYRTLAKLKSTYLDALVKIVNPRTGRIHTSYNQTVAATGRLSSSNPNLQNIPIRGEEGREIRKGFIADEGHYLLSADYSQVELRLFAHYSEDAALIEAFQKGQDIHTRTASEILGVEMGNVTSEMRRIAKAINFGIIYGMGAKKLSDELNIDIKVAREYIESYYNRYRGVARYRETMAEQAREKGYVTTLFNRRRYIPEINSDNNMIKSEAERIAVNTPIQGTAADLIKMAMINIHARLKREGYKTRMLLQVHDELVFEVPETEIAIMPELLKKEMEHVHRLSVPLKVDAGYGKNWDEAH; from the coding sequence ATGACACAGCAAAACAATACCATATATTTAGTCGATGGTAACTCCTACATTTACCGGGCTTATCATGCCATAGGCTATCTTTCTAACAGCAAGGGGCTCAGGACTAATGCAATTTTCGGATTCACAAAGATGCTGCTCAAACTCTTTGATGATAAAAAGCCTGAGTACGCTGTGGTTGCCCTTGATTCAAAAGGCCCAACCTTCAGGCATGAGATGTACGATCAGTACAAGGCAACAAGGCCGCCAATGCCTGAAGACCTTGTAGAGCAACTCCCATACATAAGGTCTATAATACAGTTGCTTGGTGTAAAGATGATAGAGATGCCAGGGTTTGAGGCGGATGATATCATCGGCACATTAACAAAAAGGGGAGAAGAAAAGGGCTATAATGTTGTTGTTGTGACAGGTGACAAGGATTTCAGGCAGATCATCTCTGATAAGACCTCTTTATGGGACACCATGAAGGATAAGGTCACTGATCTATCCGCCCTGCGTGATGAGTACAGGCTTGAACCGGCCCAGATTATTGACCTTATGGGGCTCTCCGGTGATACATCCGACAATGTGCCTGGTGTTAAGGGCGTTGGTGAAAAGACTGCCCTCTCGCTAATCCAGGAGTTCGGCTCCCTTGAAAATGTGTATGCACAGATTGATAAGATCACAAAGGCCAAATTAAAGGAGAATCTTGTTAACTCCCATGAAAATGCCCTGCTGAGTAAAAAACTGGTAACAATAAACTGCCATGTGCCCATCAGATGCGATACGGATGATCTGAAGATAAATGAACCGGATGCTGATAAACTCTCAGCCCTCTTTCGCGAGCTGGAATTCAAGGGGTTGTGGGAACAGTTTGCATCAAAAAATACTTCTATTAAAAATTCATATAAGCTCATCATGTCTGAGAAGGATCTTGTTTATTTGACAGAAAAGATAAACAGAACCGGCCTTGTCTCTGTGGATACAGAAACCACAGGAACAGACCCCCACACAGCAGAGCTTGTAGGCATATCCTTTTCCCTTGAGCCAGATACCGGTTATTACCTGCCACTCGCCCATATGTACCTTGGCGTACCCAAACAGCTGGATAAACAGAGGGCCATTAATATCATTAAGGGTGTGCTTGAGGATGAAAAGATTTTAAAGGTGGGTCAGAATATAAAGTATGATGCCATTATATTCAGGAACAACAGCATTGATCTTAAGGGGATATATTTTGATACGATGGTTGCATCATACGTGATTAATCCAGGGCTAAGACAGCACAACCTTGATTTTCTTGCGCAGCACTACCTGAACCACAAGATGATTTCATATAATGATGTGGTTGGCAGGGGAAAGGCAGAGATAAATTTTTCAGGTGTGACAGTTGAAAGGGCAATGGAGTACTCCTGCGAGGATGCTGATATAACCCTAAAGATCAAGGCCATCCTTGAAAAACAACTGAAAGAGGATCAGAACCAGGAGCTTTTTCATAATTTGGAGATGAAGCTCCTTCCTGTGCTTATGGATATGGAGGTTACCGGTATAAAGATAGATATCCCCTTTTTCAGGGAGATGTCTCTCTCATTTACAAGGCGTATCAGGGAGCTTGAAAAAGAGATATTCAAAGAGGCGGGTACAGATTTCAACCTTAACTCTCCGCAGCAGCTTGCCCATATATTGTTTGAAAGGCTTGAACTCCCTGTCCAGAAGAAGACAATAAAGACAAAGTCATCTTCAACAGATGTTAAAGTGCTCAAAAAGCTTGCACTTGAGGGTCACAAGATACCGGAGCTCATCCTGCAATACAGGACCCTTGCCAAGCTTAAATCCACCTATCTTGATGCGCTGGTAAAGATTGTAAACCCCCGCACCGGAAGGATACACACATCATATAATCAGACAGTGGCTGCAACAGGGAGGTTAAGCAGCAGCAACCCCAATCTGCAGAATATACCGATCAGGGGAGAAGAGGGGAGGGAGATAAGAAAGGGGTTTATAGCAGACGAAGGCCACTATCTGCTTTCTGCTGACTACAGCCAGGTGGAGCTGAGGCTCTTTGCCCATTACTCGGAAGATGCTGCCCTCATTGAGGCATTCCAAAAGGGGCAGGACATACATACCCGCACTGCATCAGAGATACTTGGGGTTGAGATGGGAAATGTAACATCTGAGATGAGACGAATCGCAAAGGCAATAAATTTTGGCATTATCTACGGCATGGGGGCAAAAAAACTCTCTGATGAATTGAATATAGATATCAAGGTGGCAAGGGAATATATAGAGTCATATTACAACCGGTACAGGGGGGTTGCAAGGTACAGGGAGACAATGGCTGAACAGGCCAGGGAAAAGGGGTATGTTACAACACTCTTTAACAGGAGAAGGTACATACCTGAAATAAACAGTGACAATAATATGATAAAGTCAGAGGCAGAGCGGATTGCGGTAAATACACCCATACAGGGCACTGCTGCTGACCTTATTAAAATGGCCATGATAAATATACATGCGAGACTCAAAAGGGAAGGGTACAAGACCCGCATGCTGCTCCAGGTGCATGATGAGCTTGTGTTTGAGGTGCCTGAGACAGAGATCGCCATAATGCCGGAGCTTTTAAAAAAGGAGATGGAGCATGTGCACAGGCTTTCTGTCCCACTCAAGGTTGATGCGGGTTATGGCAAAAACTGGGATGAGGCGCATTAA
- a CDS encoding type II toxin-antitoxin system VapC family toxin: MILILDASAATEIVLQGKTSKHFEDYLKDADWITAPGLYIAEISNVFWKYHKFGNISLEQCERAIEYAINLPDEYSDDQVLYKEAFLLGCKANKPVYDMFYIILARRNSGYLLTLDKNLAAEAKKQSVRVIS; encoded by the coding sequence ATGATACTGATCCTTGATGCAAGCGCTGCAACTGAGATTGTCCTTCAAGGAAAAACCAGTAAGCACTTTGAAGATTACCTTAAAGATGCTGACTGGATAACTGCGCCTGGCCTTTATATTGCAGAAATCAGCAATGTTTTTTGGAAGTATCATAAGTTTGGGAACATATCTCTGGAGCAGTGTGAAAGAGCTATAGAATATGCCATAAATCTGCCTGATGAATATTCCGACGATCAGGTGTTGTATAAAGAGGCCTTTTTATTAGGATGTAAAGCCAATAAACCTGTTTATGATATGTTCTATATTATACTTGCAAGAAGGAACAGTGGATACCTGTTAACGCTTGATAAAAACCTTGCTGCTGAAGCAAAGAAACAATCTGTAAGAGTAATATCCTGA
- a CDS encoding MGMT family protein, whose amino-acid sequence MKTFSEKVYDLLRKVPEGRVTTYKDIAHALGSKAYRGVGQAMKKNPYAPEVPUHRVVATSGRIGGFRGKRAGAAIQEKINMLKSEGIKFQGDKIQNFNEILFRFD is encoded by the coding sequence ATGAAAACCTTTTCTGAAAAAGTATACGATCTTTTAAGGAAAGTGCCTGAAGGGCGCGTTACCACCTATAAAGATATTGCCCATGCTTTGGGAAGCAAGGCATATCGCGGGGTTGGCCAGGCCATGAAAAAAAACCCATATGCGCCGGAGGTGCCCTGACACAGGGTTGTAGCCACATCCGGTCGGATTGGAGGATTCAGGGGCAAGAGAGCAGGGGCAGCCATACAGGAAAAAATAAATATGCTTAAAAGCGAAGGGATTAAGTTCCAGGGGGATAAAATACAAAATTTTAATGAGATACTCTTTAGATTCGACTGA
- the hypB gene encoding hydrogenase nickel incorporation protein HypB: MKISVVRNILEANDRIAEQNREIFNENSVLVINLMSSPGAGKTTLLEKTIDSLKDDIRIGVIEGDIETTRDAERISAKGVPAVQINTKGACHLDGNMIRDTFNEFNFTELDLLVVENVGNLVCPAEFKIGEDFKAMILSVTEGDDKPGKYPLMFHESKVLLVNKIDLLPYVDCSMEKIREDALKINPDIVIFPVSCKTGEGLDAWFTWLKERVKGKKVAL, translated from the coding sequence ATGAAAATTTCTGTAGTGAGAAATATTCTTGAGGCAAATGACCGGATAGCAGAACAGAATAGAGAGATATTTAATGAAAACAGTGTGCTTGTTATCAACCTTATGAGCAGCCCAGGTGCTGGTAAAACAACACTTCTGGAAAAGACAATAGATTCATTAAAGGATGATATTCGTATAGGCGTGATAGAGGGTGATATAGAAACAACCCGTGACGCAGAAAGGATATCCGCAAAAGGGGTGCCTGCTGTACAGATAAATACAAAAGGTGCATGCCACCTGGACGGCAACATGATTAGGGACACCTTTAATGAATTCAATTTTACAGAGCTTGATCTTTTAGTGGTTGAAAATGTGGGTAACCTCGTCTGCCCGGCAGAGTTCAAGATTGGCGAGGATTTCAAGGCGATGATATTAAGCGTTACAGAGGGGGATGATAAACCGGGCAAATATCCACTCATGTTCCATGAATCAAAGGTATTGCTAGTAAATAAAATCGATCTCCTTCCATATGTTGATTGCAGTATGGAAAAAATCAGAGAGGATGCGCTTAAAATCAACCCGGATATTGTAATCTTCCCTGTCTCCTGCAAAACCGGTGAAGGGCTTGATGCATGGTTTACGTGGCTGAAGGAGAGGGTGAAGGGGAAAAAGGTAGCCTTGTAG
- a CDS encoding hydrogenase maturation nickel metallochaperone HypA has product MHEMSIVQGLIAIIKEEMDKAKATRLISVRVKIGEMAGILPDALNTAFEIITTQNGMDGAVLNIDISPLTGFCRKCKKGFKVIDYRFSCPDCGVSDIEIVSGREMSIVELEVE; this is encoded by the coding sequence ATGCATGAGATGTCTATAGTACAGGGCCTAATTGCCATTATAAAAGAGGAGATGGATAAAGCGAAAGCAACCAGGCTCATATCTGTAAGGGTAAAGATCGGCGAGATGGCGGGTATTTTGCCTGATGCCCTTAATACAGCTTTTGAAATCATCACTACCCAGAATGGAATGGATGGGGCAGTGCTTAATATTGATATATCTCCTCTTACAGGCTTTTGCCGCAAATGTAAAAAGGGGTTTAAGGTAATTGATTACAGATTTTCATGCCCTGATTGCGGCGTAAGTGATATAGAGATTGTTTCTGGCAGGGAGATGAGTATTGTTGAACTTGAAGTGGAGTAA
- a CDS encoding DUF885 domain-containing protein, with product MSSIHRILAFSSVLICLVFAASSTGADAKKSFQAFLDEEWQYAMQEHPEWATSVGHAGKNDRWTDISLPAFARRYSHKKEALEKLHQIERGGLDKKDQLNYDLYLRDLKLDFEGERFKDRYLRISQMGGIQKSIENNLKRSPAGNIKDYEERLARLKKVPEQIDNTIILLKEGLQTGATYPRITLRNVPDQIKAMTKVTDNPIMKAFESLPASIPIEKQKAIQDEANKTLVDMVIPAFERLYKFFVDVYIPGARDTIAWSALPDGREWYAYLAKSYTTTEMSPEEIHNLGLSEVKRIRGQIEKLMGEIGFKGDFQDFLKFMISDPQFFFKSPEELVTACRDIAKQADYSLPKLFSKLPRLPYGVLPVPAYLEKSQPAAYFQTGNMRNGVAGTFYINTYDLPSRPSWGLIPLVLHEAVPGHHLQLALASEQEGIPNFRRYGGYTVYIEGWALYAESLGYDMGLYNDRYSRFGQLNLAMWRAIRLVVDTGIHYYSWSREQAIDYFRENMAMSGHDIEVEVDRYIVMPGQALTYKIGEIRIREFRDYCQGQMKDKFDIRAFHDFILEQGALPMDVLEGLVKDWVAAKMVKNHN from the coding sequence ATGAGCTCTATTCATCGAATCCTTGCCTTTTCATCTGTCTTAATATGTCTTGTTTTTGCTGCATCCTCAACAGGCGCTGATGCAAAAAAATCCTTTCAGGCTTTTCTGGATGAGGAGTGGCAGTATGCCATGCAGGAGCATCCTGAATGGGCTACCTCTGTGGGCCACGCAGGCAAGAATGACCGGTGGACAGATATATCTTTACCTGCATTCGCGCGCCGCTATTCGCACAAAAAAGAGGCATTGGAAAAACTCCATCAAATAGAGAGGGGAGGGCTGGATAAAAAAGATCAGCTCAATTATGACCTGTACCTTCGTGATCTGAAGCTTGATTTTGAAGGGGAGCGCTTCAAGGATAGGTATTTAAGGATCAGCCAGATGGGCGGTATTCAGAAGAGCATTGAGAATAACCTTAAACGCTCGCCCGCTGGGAATATTAAGGATTATGAAGAGAGGCTTGCCCGGCTTAAAAAGGTGCCTGAACAGATTGATAATACCATTATCCTTTTAAAGGAAGGGTTGCAAACCGGGGCAACATACCCCAGAATTACCCTGCGTAATGTACCTGACCAGATTAAGGCCATGACAAAGGTTACTGATAACCCCATTATGAAGGCCTTTGAATCTCTACCCGCATCGATTCCAATAGAAAAACAAAAGGCCATTCAGGATGAGGCGAATAAAACTCTTGTTGATATGGTCATCCCTGCATTTGAAAGGCTCTATAAATTTTTTGTTGATGTCTATATTCCCGGTGCAAGGGACACAATCGCCTGGAGCGCTTTGCCTGATGGCCGTGAATGGTACGCATACCTGGCGAAGAGTTATACAACCACTGAAATGAGCCCTGAGGAGATCCATAATCTGGGGCTGAGCGAGGTTAAAAGGATTCGCGGACAAATAGAAAAATTAATGGGCGAGATAGGTTTTAAAGGTGATTTTCAGGATTTTTTAAAATTCATGATCTCTGATCCGCAGTTTTTCTTTAAGTCCCCTGAAGAGCTTGTTACCGCATGCAGAGACATAGCAAAACAGGCGGATTATAGCCTCCCGAAACTCTTCAGCAAGCTGCCCAGACTCCCCTATGGGGTATTACCTGTTCCGGCCTATCTGGAAAAATCACAACCTGCTGCCTATTTTCAGACAGGCAATATGCGAAATGGTGTTGCAGGCACCTTTTATATAAACACCTATGATCTACCCTCCAGACCAAGCTGGGGGCTTATACCGCTAGTGTTGCATGAGGCGGTACCTGGCCATCATCTTCAACTGGCGCTCGCCTCTGAACAGGAGGGTATTCCAAATTTCAGACGTTATGGCGGTTATACAGTCTACATAGAAGGGTGGGCGCTCTATGCAGAAAGCCTGGGCTATGATATGGGGTTGTATAATGACAGGTATTCCCGATTCGGCCAGCTCAACCTTGCGATGTGGCGCGCCATACGCCTGGTTGTGGATACAGGAATTCATTATTACAGTTGGAGCCGAGAACAGGCCATAGATTATTTCAGGGAGAATATGGCTATGTCAGGGCATGATATAGAGGTTGAGGTGGATAGATATATAGTTATGCCAGGGCAGGCCCTGACCTACAAGATAGGGGAGATAAGGATCAGGGAGTTCAGGGATTATTGTCAGGGACAGATGAAGGATAAGTTTGATATAAGGGCCTTTCATGATTTTATACTTGAGCAGGGGGCGCTACCCATGGATGTGCTGGAAGGGCTTGTAAAGGATTGGGTCGCTGCAAAGATGGTTAAAAATCATAATTGA
- a CDS encoding ATP-binding cassette domain-containing protein yields MADNNIILSVEDLKTYFPIKTGLLRKISGYIKAVDGVSFSVERGRVFGLVGESGCGKSTVARTITRLERATSGRVWFNDMDILSAKKEEMSGFRRQVSLIFQDPYSSLNPRMTVGNIIGEPIKTHKIAGENDLYEKVSDILLRVGLSPEYINRYPHEFSGGQRQRISIARALALNPELVICDEPVSALDVSIQAQIINLLKDLQAQYNLTLIFIAHDLAVVQFFCDVIAVMYLGRIVEQAASNALYDTPLHPYTEALMSAIPQIDPSLRRERMVPKGEVPSIVNPPSGCPFHPRCLYAKERCSRIIPDLEQKEDGHMVACHYPLS; encoded by the coding sequence ATGGCGGATAATAACATCATCCTCTCGGTTGAAGATCTTAAAACCTATTTCCCCATAAAAACAGGTCTGTTGCGGAAGATATCCGGTTATATAAAGGCGGTTGACGGTGTATCATTTTCAGTTGAACGGGGCCGGGTCTTTGGCCTGGTGGGTGAAAGCGGGTGCGGTAAAAGCACTGTTGCAAGGACTATAACAAGGCTTGAAAGGGCTACATCGGGCCGGGTCTGGTTTAATGATATGGATATCCTCAGCGCCAAAAAAGAGGAGATGTCCGGTTTCAGGAGGCAAGTTAGTCTCATCTTCCAGGACCCTTACAGCTCATTAAATCCCAGGATGACTGTGGGCAATATAATCGGTGAACCGATAAAGACCCACAAAATAGCCGGAGAAAATGATCTCTACGAAAAGGTCTCTGATATCCTGCTCAGGGTGGGCCTTTCGCCTGAATATATCAACCGGTATCCTCATGAATTCAGCGGCGGGCAGCGTCAGAGGATAAGCATTGCAAGGGCCCTGGCGCTTAACCCTGAACTTGTTATATGTGATGAACCTGTAAGCGCCCTTGATGTCTCCATACAGGCACAGATAATTAATCTGCTAAAGGATCTCCAGGCCCAATACAACCTGACACTGATTTTTATTGCCCATGACCTTGCAGTTGTGCAGTTTTTCTGTGATGTTATTGCCGTGATGTATCTGGGCAGAATTGTGGAACAGGCAGCCTCGAATGCGCTTTATGACACCCCTTTGCACCCCTATACAGAGGCGCTTATGTCTGCCATACCGCAGATAGACCCATCTTTACGCAGGGAAAGGATGGTGCCAAAGGGCGAGGTGCCCAGCATTGTCAATCCGCCATCCGGATGCCCGTTTCACCCGAGGTGCCTTTATGCAAAAGAGAGGTGTTCCCGGATCATCCCTGATCTTGAGCAAAAGGAAGATGGGCATATGGTTGCATGCCATTATCCCCTTTCCTGA
- a CDS encoding ABC transporter ATP-binding protein: MTELLKVEGLTTRFNTEGGIVNAVQDVSFTITRGETFALVGESGCGKSVTALSIMRLIPDPPGRIVNGRILYNGQNLLDLKEKEMRSIRGNKIAMIFQEPMTSLNPVYTIGDQIAEAIQLHQKKDMEGAWQEAVEALRKVGIADPGQRVHEYPYQMSGGMRQRVMIAMGISSRPELLIADEPTTALDVTIQAQILDLMDSIKEQYGMSVLIITHNLGIVAERADRVAVMYAARIVETGGAEGLFKNPLHPYTRGLLDSLPKLGEKRERLLTIPGNVPNPLRFPSGCRFHPRCPIYNGDSRCQEQEPMLEEKEPGHKAACWKV; the protein is encoded by the coding sequence ATGACCGAGCTTTTAAAAGTAGAAGGGCTTACAACACGATTTAATACGGAAGGCGGTATTGTAAATGCTGTTCAGGATGTAAGCTTTACAATCACAAGGGGAGAGACCTTTGCCCTTGTGGGTGAAAGCGGCTGCGGTAAAAGCGTTACAGCCCTCTCCATAATGAGGCTTATCCCTGACCCCCCTGGCAGAATTGTTAATGGCCGGATATTGTATAACGGGCAGAATCTCCTTGATCTTAAAGAAAAGGAGATGAGGTCTATCCGCGGCAACAAGATAGCCATGATCTTTCAGGAGCCAATGACCAGCCTTAACCCTGTCTATACCATTGGTGATCAGATTGCAGAGGCAATACAGCTTCATCAGAAAAAGGATATGGAAGGGGCCTGGCAGGAGGCTGTTGAGGCGCTTCGCAAGGTAGGCATAGCTGACCCCGGGCAGAGGGTGCATGAGTATCCTTACCAGATGTCAGGCGGCATGAGGCAGAGGGTCATGATAGCAATGGGCATAAGCTCACGGCCTGAACTGCTTATAGCCGATGAACCCACTACCGCCCTTGATGTTACTATACAGGCCCAGATACTGGATCTTATGGATTCCATAAAGGAGCAGTATGGGATGAGCGTGCTTATTATCACCCACAATCTGGGCATAGTGGCTGAGAGGGCTGACAGGGTTGCTGTTATGTATGCCGCACGGATTGTGGAAACAGGAGGGGCAGAGGGGCTCTTTAAAAATCCTCTTCACCCGTATACCAGGGGGCTTCTGGACTCGCTCCCCAAACTTGGTGAAAAAAGGGAGAGGCTTTTAACAATACCCGGTAATGTGCCAAACCCATTAAGGTTTCCTTCAGGTTGCAGGTTTCACCCGAGGTGCCCCATATATAATGGTGATTCAAGGTGTCAGGAGCAGGAGCCCATGCTTGAAGAAAAGGAACCGGGGCACAAAGCTGCCTGCTGGAAGGTGTAA